TTATAGTTGAGTTCTAAAGAAGATTCTATTTTAGATACCAGCTGTTAGGCGTTATTGACATGTTTCCTACATGGCAAAATCAAGCTCATGTGGACGTGTACAGATTTTTACACCATCTGGTTTAAGATGCGCCACCACAACAGGTAACTGTCGACGGTAGTCCTAACTTCATAACATAAATTGCAGTAAACGACATGTTATATCATcgatgtatataagttaaatccttCTTAAATTAGGCGCCAAGCTATTTCACAAAACTCGCCTTCTCTTTACTTTTCTATTTAGAAGTATCAAGTTTGACattcaaaatcttttttttaCCGCCAGTAAAAATTGTACTTTGACTAGAGTCAACAAATAGATATTctataaacaaaaaaaattgtatcTTGAAAGGACATAAGCATATTAAGAGGATTAATGTAGTACCATGAAAACCTTGGCTCCAGAATTAAGGGCATTGATGACCATCTTCCTCTCAACTGGACCAGTAATCTCCACCCTCCGATCAGCCACCGCCTGCGGAACAGGAGCACACACCCACTCACCATCCCTAATATATTTGGTTGCCGGATCAAAACCTGGCAAACCTCCATTATTATACCTCTTCTTAGCCTCTTTCCTACACTCCATAGCATACTTAATGTGGTTCCTGAATTCCCTCTGCAAATCAGCTACAAATTGCAAAGCATCCCTTGCCAAAATCTTGGAAAATTCAGGATCATATCTTCCCCTAATGTCCACTCCTTCAGGCACATCATAACCCATCTTTACACTACTCTTTCTTTGAACAGGGTTATTGGGTTGAAGGAATGTCTCAAAGCTAAccatttttccttcttttggtaATTACTACTTATTATTTCTCAACAATCTAGCTAGCAGATGGCTGCAATATAAAGAGGGGAAACAGGAAGTTTGGATTGGTGAAATTTATAATATGTGGATAGCTACTGATTTTATGatattctttttttaaaatttaatggAGGTAAGGCTTATCGTTATGGGTCTATAATTAGAAAAACCATGGCGTTATGTGCGTCAGATGATAAAAGGATCATGCAAGGTGATCTTTCTTCCATCTTGATATGTTCAAACATTGATAATAGAGAGGTGGTTTTTCGATAATTGTGCCAACCTCGGGAGTTGCAATTTGTTAGGATATATTGAAGTTATTAAACTTTCTTCTTTGACAAGTGGCATGCTTTGGAGTTTTCTGCAATGTGTGTTTTATATGGAAatgagagaaaaagagagaaggtAAAGAGTTCTGAAAGTTGAAACAAACGGAGCTACATAATCAATTAATAGTCAAACGAATGATAATTTAATCTCATATGTGATGGAATACAATTAATCTTATCTGCAATTTGTTTTAAGTATTCCATACTCCTTATAAAAatcaacttcatttttcataacccCACGGCCTCATCATAACTCCACATAAGCACATAGTAGTACTGTGTGGGTCTGGAACATAACAAACCACCATCTGTCGAGGACGATACCAAACCGCCATCCGTCGAGGACGATACCATTTGTGACGATCCAAGACCCACACCTCAAAAGTTAACTATTGAGGTGGGAGGGTGGGAGAGCCGAAGGTTATATAAACCCCACATCAGCATATTGTAGTACCGATGTGGGACTAGAACATAACACTCTTGAAGTTTGAAATAATGTCCACTTGCAGCATAACAATTAGGAGTACAATTTTAAATAGTGAACTCAAAAAACAACAGGTGTGACAAAGATTTCAAAGGAGCTAGTATGCACTTTAATGCTAATGCATATGAATGGCATCGATCAGAACACGGTTGGCGTTGCGGTAAATCATGTTGATCCGTGAATTTCCTCTTCCAACATATAAAGAATTTATACCTAGAGATTCCAGCTCAAGACGCAAAGACGGGAACTGCTGGTTTGTAACAGTAGATACCTCAAGCCCATACCTAATTTAGGCGAAGCCAGCAATTCATAtaagaaaaatcataaagaaacAAATAAGACTAACCATGTTAATCCTGATTTACTAAAACACCTTGCTTTACTGGAAATATTAGAGCTTTTCGTTTTTGAGGTAAGGTTCTTATTCCGAATGCCAATTGCCAATTAGGCCACCAGTGAACAGTATATAGCAGTAGGAGCAGAGGTTCTTGATACAAGACTCATTAAGACACCAAATTGGATCATAACCTAAGTAATATATGGATCACATAAACAAACCCCACCCCCTtcaaaaaaagggggaaaaagaaGGCAAAAAGGAAACCAGTGACATGAAAAAAATAAGATAGATATGCATAGTGATGTCTATGTACTTTATTAGTAACACTTGAACAAAAAAAGCAAAGCCGGAGCGTTTCACACAAGGCAATTTCTATAAGCTGGTATTTGTATTACAGAGGTTATACAAACATTGCTCTTGTCAAGAATACAGATGATGTTTgatgaggaaaaaaaaattgaaaaagaaagaaTAACTCAGCTGTAGTGTTCTTACAGAGATCTCCTTGTTATGGACCTTGATTGAAagtgatatccaaaatatatggGAATCTGGTAATAAAATTTTCCCCTGATGACAAACTCAAGGAGAGCTGCAATGCACTTGAAGAACTAATTGGAGTTAATTGTATGTGCCATTTAGCTGTTGTTATTACAGTCTGGTATATGTCACCTATTTTTTTATAGTTAGCGTCATCCCGAGTATAAAAGTAACCAATGTCATCTCAACGAAGAAAAGTGTGGTAATGAGCAATCGATCAACCATCATTCCAAAAATGCTAAAACCACCAGGGTTAGACTGCACATAAGACACTGCAAAGATAAATCAAACTAGACATTATTTGCTGTCTGTGTGAAAAAGAATGTTAAGAGACTGTACTGCAGCAGTTCGTGTACATATGATGGAAACATAACGATAATGATATACATATGAAGCAGAAAAATGAGAATGTAATGGAAGTTTGGGTGACCTAAGCAGATGATCAAAATTTTCACTCGTTACAAGACACATGAAATACAATCGCAGGTATTGTACATAGCATATCGCCATGCTTCCAAATTTAATTCTCCAGATATCTCAAAATACAGATCTACTTATCTAGAGGTCCTAAAACCATAAACCAAGTCACGCATCACAGTCCCATAACATCTATACAATCGTAACTCTTAGAAACTTGGAAGTACTGATAACTAAGTAATCTGTATTGGAGTAAAAACGATTGAGATTTTTACTGAATGCAGTTTGTCCTGAAGAATCAAGTATTTCTGGCAGTATAAATCCTCAATTCACCTGACTTGGCAAAGGTCAGCAGGATCTAAACTCCAAAGCAATAGAAGATACTTGACCAAGATTATCAAAATGAGGAGGCAAGTTCTAGCCGAATAGTGTCCTGGGTTTCTACATGGATGGAAGAAGATATATGACCTTGTGATTTTTTTCAGTGAAAATGCATTTGCAGTAAGAAGCAATCAAACTGCGAAAATATAACATCCCAAAATATGAAGAATTAGATGCAAAGCATCAGAGTAACAGGTTGAGGCTCTACTCAAGGGACTCAAACAGTTATGTTGAAGTTTCTTGAGAAGGTATTGATGATCAGAAAACCACATTATATATTTTTAAGTCCAGTATAGGCATTTCAAGACACTTCAGAGGACAGGTTAGTATCCTAAAAGATACAAAAATTTCAAGGCAGGAAACATGTGAAATAAATAAAAACACCAGGCACAATAACACTGTTTCCTTGTATAGTCATCTGCAGATAATTCCAGCACGAGAACTCACACAGCCAATCAAATGCAGGAAGGTAACAAAGGAGAGGATCTCAAAAAAAACTATGGCATATGCATTATGCAGGTACATGTTTTGCATACCAAATGATTGTCTCTTGTGATATGACGACATACTAGAAGTGTGTTGTATATTTGTAGGTGGAGGCGTACAATCAGCGCACTCCAAATGACCTTCTGAATAATTTACAGATAACTGGCCCATTATTTTTGGCGTTTCAACATTTCTACCATCAGATGAAAATCCGGAGACAGAAGTATCGTTGCTATTACACGTAACTAATGCATGCCATCTACTGGCTACTGATCCCAGGCCTTGTGCTCTGTGTGATATCTTTGAAGCTGCATTCAGACATATAAGTAGTCCCACCAGTTGAACAATTGATATTACCTGAATATGAAGTTCAATGAAAATAATACGATCAGCCGAGTAACAGTTTTAATATACTCTGTTTTAGAATAACCACAAACATGACCACTTTGTTTCTTAAGTTCACAAAGAAAAGACATGGGCACAAGATCCAATGGTCTAGATACACAAGTTTCAAAGATAATGAATGCACTTTTCAGCCCTATGTATAAACTAAATTGGCGACAAACTAAAAAGTAGAATTGCCATGGTACCCTTCACCTGGGAATAGAAGACTAAATGCCAGAACAATCAAGTTCCTGTAAGCCAATCAAATGCATTAAGATCTATTAATTTGAGGCCTAAAATTCTAGAGTATCTGTTGATGCATAAAGAAACAATTAAAGAACTTGACAATGAAACCAAGTGACTATGATATTGGGTACTTAATGTCACGATGCTTACAGCAAAATCACCAGCATTAACAAAGTTAATGACTCCTTGATTTGTCGTTGTCTGTAATAGAACTATACATTGACTGGCTGTGACTATCAAGTACTCCAGGAGGAGGAACATTCTAAACCTGTGGCTAATTTTACACAAATAATAGGTCAGACGCATATGTTCATTGATGTAAACTGAGCCATCCATATCCATTTCCAAAAGCTCGCCAAAATGTTCAAAGTGTATAACTTGCAAATTCCCGACCAGATGAAACAGAGCAGTTCCCACTAAAAAGATAATGGTAGAATATGACCATGATACAAGTGAAGCAACTACAACTCCAATTGACCACCATATAGAACGATCATAAAGATACACAGCTCTAGTGACTTCACGAGTTATCTTCATCAAAAAGAACATTGTCATCCACGAAACCACCAAACGATAAAAGACCTGAAACCAACAAGTTCCCCAAAATCAGAGATTCCAAGaataagaaaaaggaaataacTACGTTTGGAAATATCCTCAATTAGTCAATTGACTTCAATACCATAATGGTTTTTTATTTTACAAAACGAGCTAAGCAACTACAtccagtcaaacctctctataacaacgtcATTTTCCTGATACATTTTGGCTGTTATAACAATACTGTTAGTATaaagaacatataatataacataacatagaATTCGGTTCCCAAAGAACGGGCTGTTATAGTGAAATGGTTGGTATAGGGAGGTCCGACTCTAGCTCTTGAACATGGACCTCAAATAAAGAATTCAATGCTGCGCGAAAATATTGATGTGAGATTGTgttagaaaatttgaaaaatataataaGAAAAGATAATAGGTTTGAGGCGTGAAAAATCAACTTTCCTTAAAGAGATATTGCTCGTATGGGAAAATACAAGCAACCCTTGATTACCTGCATATTTTTTTACCCACTTTCCTTAAGGAAGGATAGTATCTTATTTCATGAACACAAATATCCATTAAGTTGAAACTTCAAATAAAATCTGAAAAATACAAAGGCCTTTAATAGTTAAAGCCTTCAAAACTCATTTTTGTCTTGGGTCGTGGGTCAATCCTACTTCATACATATTACACAAACTATCTTACAGATTGACAATAATCTAAACTTGAATTGAAACACCTACCTGTATCTTCTTGAGGTACAGCTCTCTAAACTGGGTCAATTGACCATGATATTGATCAACAAAAAGCAATTTCCTGATACGATATTTACGAAGATTATGCGAAACGCACAACAGCGATATAGCAGCGGCAACAGATTGGCATACAAGAACCTCGAACTCAAAGTCATTAATCTGATACAGCTCACAGTTATTACAGTAACCAAAGTAAATTACCACTAGAGGCAACAAAATGGATATAACAACAAAAGCTATCCAGGAAAGAGCAGTGCTTAAGATAGAGTACTGACAGAAACCTAAAACTCGGAGAAAGGTTTCGAGTTTATTTAAGGAAATGTCGAGATCAGTAAAGTTTTGAATAGCATCTATAAGAGATACGTGAACCTCGTTGTCGTTGTCGTTGTCGGGTTCAGGTGGTCGGGATTCGACGGCGGCCATGACCGGTAATGAAGAGTGCAGACAAGACAAGGAATATTTTAGTACACACCGAAGAGATAGTGGACAAAGTTGTGGATTCGGTGGTCTTTTTCGGTTACATTGAGATTTTTAGGCTTTTATATATCACTTAAACTAAGCTTATAACTAAAAGATCATGTATTTTAGATCTTACCTTATGTAGCTTattttgtatataatttaaaatattttagaaaaaaaatagatattctcttgttcaatttatgtgatatttttcattttttgagaTTTAAATTGCATGAACTTTgattaatattttattatatttttttaaccAAATTAATAcaagaaaagttgcaacttaaagtactttttatgttgttttcaaatatataaattttaatcttaaagtattgagttaatctaatctaatttagcttcaaagtttagttaAATTCATTGTCGAAAAAGCAAAAAATATTACATAAATTAGGATGgaggagtaatattttttaaatttctaattctattttcattttttaatatttaaaatcAATTGAGAGTAATATTTATATTTGTCATCACAGATATAACATTTCAGATGGAGTTCGTGTTGAAGACGAAACTCAATTTTGTAATAAATTTAGTACTATCATATTATATAACTTTATATAACagtgtaaatatatataaatacctcttatacactattatGTATTTTTATAAAAGATTAATACATTATTTACACTAGATGTATGATATTAAATAACGTTATATATAGAGTGTATAAACACTAATAAACAAAATTAACTATGCGAGTCAAACAGGAAATACGACTACGTGTGAGTGCAgtatgttgtgtgtggccgtaCATTTTCTAaagaatttccctttttatttgTGAGTTTCCTATatatc
The nucleotide sequence above comes from Lycium barbarum isolate Lr01 chromosome 3, ASM1917538v2, whole genome shotgun sequence. Encoded proteins:
- the LOC132632505 gene encoding uncharacterized protein LOC132632505 isoform X1, giving the protein MAAVESRPPEPDNDNDNEVHVSLIDAIQNFTDLDISLNKLETFLRVLGFCQYSILSTALSWIAFVVISILLPLVVIYFGYCNNCELYQINDFEFEVLVCQSVAAAISLLCVSHNLRKYRIRKLLFVDQYHGQLTQFRELYLKKIQVFYRLVVSWMTMFFLMKITREVTRAVYLYDRSIWWSIGVVVASLVSWSYSTIIFLVGTALFHLVGNLQVIHFEHFGELLEMDMDGSVYINEHMRLTYYLCKISHRFRMFLLLEYLIVTASQCIVLLQTTTNQGVINFVNAGDFAVISIVQLVGLLICLNAASKISHRAQGLGSVASRWHALVTCNSNDTSVSGFSSDGRNVETPKIMGQLSVNYSEGHLECADCTPPPTNIQHTSSMSSYHKRQSFVSYVQSNPGGFSIFGMMVDRLLITTLFFVEMTLVTFILGMTLTIKK
- the LOC132632505 gene encoding uncharacterized protein LOC132632505 isoform X2, with protein sequence MAAVESRPPEPDNDNDNEVHVSLIDAIQNFTDLDISLNKLETFLRVLGFCQYSILSTALSWIAFVVISILLPLVVIYFGYCNNCELYQINDFEFEVLVCQSVAAAISLLCVSHNLRKYRIRKLLFVDQYHGQLTQFRELYLKKIQVFYRLVVSWMTMFFLMKITREVTRAVYLYDRSIWWSIGVVVASLVSWSYSTIIFLVGTALFHLVGNLQVIHFEHFGELLEMDMDGSVYINEHMRLTYYLCKISHRFRMFLLLEYLIVTASQCIVLLQTTTNQGVINFVNAGDFAVISIVQLVGLLICLNAASKISHRAQGLGSVASRWHALVTCNSNDTSVSGFSSDGRNVETPKIMGQLSVNYSEGHLECADCTPPPTNIQHTSSMSSYHKRQSFV